A window from Drosophila nasuta strain 15112-1781.00 chromosome 3, ASM2355853v1, whole genome shotgun sequence encodes these proteins:
- the LOC132789910 gene encoding uncharacterized protein LOC132789910 isoform X1 has protein sequence MDNLVKSESISLKEHIFTPICSHLLKICYSIAVIDLIQSLYFLVQSFILLAANVNLYSIIAFLGSIFWIFMVGLLFMGLWKSRLPFIIAWLCFSIVGVILDVFFFIWTISISDYITWMKIIQFTFLYVGIVIEWLCIYMVYKYCLSMKSTSTINVPEDGHIRGSQLNRSSELLSIDQSRRGKSMSSKLESIDQIEKTRLSKTESIAEPEQGKDQRNSQLETSDKSGRASKSQKPKEKDINQSKKNDKAIKRKRKQKTDNENKKSRTSKK, from the exons atGGACAATCTGGTTAAGTCGGAAAGCATTTCTCTTAAAGAGCATATTTTTACTCCGATTTGTAGTCAcctattaaaaatttgttattccATTGCTGTAATCGATTTAATTCAATCCTTATACTTTCTGGTACagtcatttattttgttggcagctaat gtaaatttgtattcaatCATTGCATTTCTGGGCTCTATATTTTGGATATTTATGGTTGGACTACTTTTTATGGGTCTTTGGAAG AGTCGTCTACCATTTATAATTGCTTGGTTGTGTTTTTCGATTGTTGGAGTTATTCTGGacgtatttttctttatttggaCAATTTCCATTTCAGACTATATAACATGGATGAAAATTATACAGTTTACGTTTCTCTATGTTGGCATTg TAATTGAATGGCTTTGTATTTACAtggtttataaatattgtttgagTATGAAATCTACGTCAACCATCAATGTACCCGAGGATGGCCATATCCGTGGATCTCAACTAAATCGATCAAGTGAGCTGTTGTCTATTGATCAGTCACGAAGAGGAAAATCAATGTCGAGTAAATTAGAGTCCATTGATCAGATTGAGAAAACACGTTTAAGTAAAACTGAATCAATTGCGGAGCCCGAGCAAGGCAAAGA tCAAAGAAATAGCCAATTGGAAACATCTGATAAATCAGGTCGTGCTTCGAAatcacaaaaaccaaaagaaaaggATATAAACCAGTCGAAGAAAAACGACAAAGCCATAAAACGTAAAaggaaacaaaaaacagataatgaaaacaagaaaagcagaacttcaaaaaaatga
- the LOC132792731 gene encoding uncharacterized protein LOC132792731 isoform X2 codes for MWMLIILLLLVGIYQRNLTYVRYWLVFTCLGIMLDAVLLLYGLTLAISINWEGVKITVLPFVGLAVEMTFVYIIYVFYLDMISHEQWIPVARRYTGGCNQREVKDASRSDNTKRKERKRLKKMYKREEKAALKQLARKLRRGQV; via the exons ATGTGGATGCTCatcattctgttgctgttggttggCATCTATCAGCGTAATTTAACCTATGTGCGATACTGGCTGGTCTTCACCTGTCTCGGAATTATGCTGGATGCCGTATTGCTACTTTATGGCTTAACCCTGGCTATATCTATTAATTGGGAGGGTGTTAAGATTACAGTGCTGCCATTTGTTGGATTGG ctgtggaaatgactTTCgtgtatataatttatgtattttatttggacATGATAAGTCACGAGCAATGGATACCGGTGGCCAGGAGGTATACAGGTGGCTGCAATCAGCGGGAAGTCAAAGATGCTTCGCGCAGTGATAACACCAAACGCAAGGAACGCAAGCGACTCAAGAAGATGTACAAGCGCGAGGAGAAAGCTGCTTTGAAACAACTGGCACGCAAGTTGCGCAGAGGTCAAGTCTAG
- the LOC132790295 gene encoding uncharacterized protein LOC132790295, with the protein MSGFINCAAYTALAHEGWASFLKILNMVNFAKSMQLEVQALVVLFGYMIKLLCFIILAYGVITHNILFIRIWLLMSYTLIDLTSICKCFAKLFEYFFTNKYPDKSEFILEIRDTYCPLMGEVMARIGIILTIYRYYQSLQPPVKIRGPITFTEPLRIAK; encoded by the exons ATGAGCGGCTTTATTAATTGTGCTGCTTACACAGCACTGGCACATGAAGGATGGGCTTCATTTTTAAAGATTCTGAATATGGTAAACTTTGCTAAATCTATGCAG CTGGAGGTGCAGGCTCTTGTGGTTCTTTTTGGGTATATGATCAAATTGCTATGCTTCATTATACTGGCCTATGGCGTTATTACT CATAATATATTGTTTATCAGAATCTGGCTACTGATGTCCTATACTCTCATTGATTTGACCTcaatttgtaaatgttttgcaaaattatttgaatatttctttaCCAACAAGTACCCCGACAAGTCAGAGTTCATACTCGAGATTAGAGACACATATTGTCCACTAATGGGTGAGGTGATGGCAAGGATTGGCATAATTTTGACAATTTACAGATACTATCAATCCCTGCAACCACCAGTAAAAATCCGCGGTCCTATTACATTTACTGAACCCCTGAGAATagccaaataa
- the LOC132789910 gene encoding uncharacterized protein LOC132789910 isoform X3: protein MLVNLYSIIAFLGSIFWIFMVGLLFMGLWKSRLPFIIAWLCFSIVGVILDVFFFIWTISISDYITWMKIIQFTFLYVGIVIEWLCIYMVYKYCLSMKSTSTINVPEDGHIRGSQLNRSSELLSIDQSRRGKSMSSKLESIDQIEKTRLSKTESIAEPEQGKDQRNSQLETSDKSGRASKSQKPKEKDINQSKKNDKAIKRKRKQKTDNENKKSRTSKK from the exons ATGCTA gtaaatttgtattcaatCATTGCATTTCTGGGCTCTATATTTTGGATATTTATGGTTGGACTACTTTTTATGGGTCTTTGGAAG AGTCGTCTACCATTTATAATTGCTTGGTTGTGTTTTTCGATTGTTGGAGTTATTCTGGacgtatttttctttatttggaCAATTTCCATTTCAGACTATATAACATGGATGAAAATTATACAGTTTACGTTTCTCTATGTTGGCATTg TAATTGAATGGCTTTGTATTTACAtggtttataaatattgtttgagTATGAAATCTACGTCAACCATCAATGTACCCGAGGATGGCCATATCCGTGGATCTCAACTAAATCGATCAAGTGAGCTGTTGTCTATTGATCAGTCACGAAGAGGAAAATCAATGTCGAGTAAATTAGAGTCCATTGATCAGATTGAGAAAACACGTTTAAGTAAAACTGAATCAATTGCGGAGCCCGAGCAAGGCAAAGA tCAAAGAAATAGCCAATTGGAAACATCTGATAAATCAGGTCGTGCTTCGAAatcacaaaaaccaaaagaaaaggATATAAACCAGTCGAAGAAAAACGACAAAGCCATAAAACGTAAAaggaaacaaaaaacagataatgaaaacaagaaaagcagaacttcaaaaaaatga
- the LOC132792730 gene encoding uncharacterized protein LOC132792730: MVLQEESLLYCAYAIAIFDLLCAVLFAVLSLCLILNHLSWLTIFCVCFGVFWITLILLLISGIYRRDSDMVRYWLMFSCFGIMIESILIVYAFMSHTTFQSGVVRNSFILCLGLFVEAIFAFIIYQFYLTVSSCNVCLDRRSSPDCSCTPTYSETVPQVEPDDSRQYQRLSRKTSKSYRHNILQSRHLGSPYTCGVKSSTSAFKRNCEEY; encoded by the exons ATGGTGCTGCAAGAAGAATCGCTACTTTACTGTGCCTATGCAATTGCCATCTTTGATCTGTTATGTGCTGTGCTTTTTGCTGTGCTCAGCCTGTGTTTAATCTTAAATCAT TTGAGTTGGCTAACAATTTTCTGCGTTTGCTTTGGCGTTTTTTGGATCACCCTCATTCTGCTGTTGATCTCGGGTATCTACAGG CGTGATTCGGATATGGTGCGATATTGGTTAATGTTCTCGTGTTTTGGAATAATGATTGAGTCGATACTGATTGTGTATGCCTTTATGAGTCACACAACTTTCCAGTCTGGCGTCGTTCGCAATAGTTTCATATTGTGTCTTGGCCTAT ttgttgaaGCAATTTTTGCATTCATTATCTATCAGTTCTATTTGACGGTGTCCAGCTGCAATGTGTGTCTTGACAGACGCTCCTCGCCCGATTGTTCCTGCACACCGACGTACTCGGAGACTGTGCCACAGGTGGAACCTGATGATAGCAGACAATATCAAAGGCTTAGCCGCAAAACTTCTAAATCCTACAGACACAACATACTGCAGAGCAGACATTTGGGGAGTCCTTACACTTGTGGTGTCAAATCGTCTACCTCGGCCTTCAAAAGAAACTGCGAAGAGTACTAA
- the LOC132790294 gene encoding uncharacterized protein LOC132790294 has product MVSALNGFGLAIGTMDIIGAVFFELMIICMLWRSRVTVNKTASKQAKKMTFQGKEVGRRMLWIYVFLLNIWILASVLLICGIFLNKPQLLIFWLIWCLGGLMLDIVFMLWWLWELVTGDAIDALTNILISILTMAIEFCFVYAVYNIYINLSSSGDGASNYIHPLLRFSYFLF; this is encoded by the exons ATGGTTAGCGCTTTAAATGGCTTTGGTCTGGCTATTGGCACTATGGATATTATTGGAGCTGTCTTCTTTGAGCTGATGATCATTTGCATGCTGTGGCGTAGCAGGGTCACTGTTAACAAGACTGCCAGCAAGCAGGCAAAGAAGATGA CATTCCAAGGCAAAGAAGTTGGCCGTCGAATGTTGTGGATCTATGTGTTTCTATTGAATATATGGATATTGGCTTCAGTGCTTTTAATTTGTGGCATTTTCTTG AATAAACCTCAGCTGTTGATCTTCTGGCTGATCTGGTGTCTAGGGGGACTTATGTTGGATATAGTATTTATGCTCTGGTGGCTATGGGAGTTGGTCACTGGCGATGCCATTGATGCCTTGACCaacattttaatatcaatACTAACAATGG CAattgagttttgttttgtctatgcagtctacaatatttatattaaccTATCAAGTTCAGGTGATGGAGCATCGAATTACATTCATCCATTATTGcgcttttcatattttttattttaa
- the LOC132789911 gene encoding uncharacterized protein LOC132789911 translates to MSATKKNKKSSTKKKILKRESIVAKFFENNLGRICLIIAIFDLAHALFFVLQATISLVTSFNLYTSLALLGTIFWVLIVILLIVGLSKRRPVLVKAWLIFSIAGFIADTLFLIWGIVSSVSIDWDHLREFSIIFIGIFIESLCIYLVYRYYLVMDPCRIVYEPEKGSKRQRKKYLNAKECRESQRSARKSSKKSEKSKKNKPVKKKK, encoded by the exons ATGTCAGCAACcaagaagaacaagaaatcatcaactaaaaagaaaatctTGAAAAGAGAATCCATTGTTGCAAAATTCTTTGAAAATAATCTAGGAAGAATATGTCTTATCATTGCAATATTCGATCTCGCCCATGCGCTCTTCTTCGTACTTCAAGCGACTATTTCATTGGTTACAAGC TTCAACTTATATACATCATTGGCGCTCTTGGGAACTATATTCTGGGTGCTAATCGTCATACTGCTGATTGTGGGGCTTAGTAAG CGTCGACCCGTCTTGGTTAAAGCCTGGCTTATTTTCTCTATAGCTGGTTTCATTGCGGATACTCTCTTCCTAATTTGGGGAATTGTTTCCTCAGTGTCCATAGACTGGGATCATTTAAGGGagttttctattatttttattggaaTAT TTATCGAGAGTTTGTGCATATATCTTGTCTATAGATATTACTTGGTTATGGATCCCTGTCGTATAGTTTATGAACCGGAAAAAGGATCAAAAAGGCAGAGAAAGAAATATCTGAATGCAAAGGAATGCCGAG AGAGCCAGAGGTCAGCCAGAAAGAGCAGCAAGAAGTCGGAGAAgtcaaagaaaaataaaccagtgaagaagaaaaaataa
- the LOC132792732 gene encoding formin-like protein 2: MKWIKYIFLLALLCAVALADLDAPESDDAISEGNDADDVTARGPFSPPSPPPPPRTPSPARPPSPAGPPMPNGWGR; encoded by the exons ATGAAGTGGATTAAGTATATATTCCTTTTGGCACTTCTATGTGCTGTTGCATTGGCTGACCTAG aCGCTCCTGAGAGCGACGATGCCATATCTGAGGGCAACGATGCCGACGATGTAACTGCACGTGGACCTTTTTCTCCACCttctccacctcctcctcctcgaaCTCCTAGCCCAGCTAGACCTCCTAGCCCAGCAGGTCCACCCATGCCTAACGGATGGGGCCGCTGA
- the LOC132789910 gene encoding uncharacterized protein LOC132789910 isoform X2: protein MDNLVKSESISLKEHIFTPICSHLLKICYSIAVIDLIQSLYFLVNLYSIIAFLGSIFWIFMVGLLFMGLWKSRLPFIIAWLCFSIVGVILDVFFFIWTISISDYITWMKIIQFTFLYVGIVIEWLCIYMVYKYCLSMKSTSTINVPEDGHIRGSQLNRSSELLSIDQSRRGKSMSSKLESIDQIEKTRLSKTESIAEPEQGKDQRNSQLETSDKSGRASKSQKPKEKDINQSKKNDKAIKRKRKQKTDNENKKSRTSKK from the exons atGGACAATCTGGTTAAGTCGGAAAGCATTTCTCTTAAAGAGCATATTTTTACTCCGATTTGTAGTCAcctattaaaaatttgttattccATTGCTGTAATCGATTTAATTCAATCCTTATACTTTCTG gtaaatttgtattcaatCATTGCATTTCTGGGCTCTATATTTTGGATATTTATGGTTGGACTACTTTTTATGGGTCTTTGGAAG AGTCGTCTACCATTTATAATTGCTTGGTTGTGTTTTTCGATTGTTGGAGTTATTCTGGacgtatttttctttatttggaCAATTTCCATTTCAGACTATATAACATGGATGAAAATTATACAGTTTACGTTTCTCTATGTTGGCATTg TAATTGAATGGCTTTGTATTTACAtggtttataaatattgtttgagTATGAAATCTACGTCAACCATCAATGTACCCGAGGATGGCCATATCCGTGGATCTCAACTAAATCGATCAAGTGAGCTGTTGTCTATTGATCAGTCACGAAGAGGAAAATCAATGTCGAGTAAATTAGAGTCCATTGATCAGATTGAGAAAACACGTTTAAGTAAAACTGAATCAATTGCGGAGCCCGAGCAAGGCAAAGA tCAAAGAAATAGCCAATTGGAAACATCTGATAAATCAGGTCGTGCTTCGAAatcacaaaaaccaaaagaaaaggATATAAACCAGTCGAAGAAAAACGACAAAGCCATAAAACGTAAAaggaaacaaaaaacagataatgaaaacaagaaaagcagaacttcaaaaaaatga
- the LOC132792731 gene encoding uncharacterized protein LOC132792731 isoform X1 — MDNMSDGYLVICSYAIALLDLISAVLFASVSGMLYAQHHHWTSLAALIFSLMWMLIILLLLVGIYQRNLTYVRYWLVFTCLGIMLDAVLLLYGLTLAISINWEGVKITVLPFVGLAVEMTFVYIIYVFYLDMISHEQWIPVARRYTGGCNQREVKDASRSDNTKRKERKRLKKMYKREEKAALKQLARKLRRGQV, encoded by the exons ATGGACAACATGTCGGATGGATATTTGGTGATTTGCAGCTATGCGATTGCATTACTGGATCTCATCTCAGCGGTGCTCTTTGCTAGTGTCTCCGGAATGCTTTATGCTCAGCAC CATCACTGGACATCGCTGGCAGCCTTGATCTTCTCGCTGATGTGGATGCTCatcattctgttgctgttggttggCATCTATCAGCGTAATTTAACCTATGTGCGATACTGGCTGGTCTTCACCTGTCTCGGAATTATGCTGGATGCCGTATTGCTACTTTATGGCTTAACCCTGGCTATATCTATTAATTGGGAGGGTGTTAAGATTACAGTGCTGCCATTTGTTGGATTGG ctgtggaaatgactTTCgtgtatataatttatgtattttatttggacATGATAAGTCACGAGCAATGGATACCGGTGGCCAGGAGGTATACAGGTGGCTGCAATCAGCGGGAAGTCAAAGATGCTTCGCGCAGTGATAACACCAAACGCAAGGAACGCAAGCGACTCAAGAAGATGTACAAGCGCGAGGAGAAAGCTGCTTTGAAACAACTGGCACGCAAGTTGCGCAGAGGTCAAGTCTAG